A single genomic interval of Pyrus communis chromosome 7, drPyrComm1.1, whole genome shotgun sequence harbors:
- the LOC137740664 gene encoding uncharacterized protein, with protein sequence MPAYGKFFKELNSYKRKYGPHEKVVVSENAQSNEPLQTVLSQPQDEFDEEDALMEEVAALEALALYPFNVSPRFEPLESSMSHLTPSTPHMKEVVRNEVLKLLDVGIIYPISDSKWVNVVFHFDKACMDAFNTLKNELTSAPIIMAPDWSLPFELMCDASDYAIGAVLGQRVNKLLHVIYYAKFDLEIRDKKGSDNVVADHLSRLNENHGVGQPLPLNESFPDEQLFVVQEKEPWYADFVNYLACGIMRNDLSFQERKKFLAMVKHYVWDEPYLFKYCPDQIIRRCVPESEQQSILTFSHTLALAVDYVSKWVEAIATRTNDHKVVLNFLKDVIFCRFGTPRAIINDGGSHFCNKPFESLMKKYNINHKVATPYHPQTS encoded by the exons atgccggcatatgggaagttcttcaaggagttaaatagttacaaaaggaagtatggaccacatgagaaggttgtGGTGTCCGAAaat gcacagtCGAATGAACCATtgcaaactgttttgagtcaacctcaagatgagtttgatgaggaagatgcactcatggaagaagtagctgcTTTGGAAGCATTAGCATTGTATCCTTTCAATGTTTCACCTCGTTTTGAGCCTTTAGAATCATCAATGTCACATCTAACTCCTTCGACT ccacacatgaaggaagttgttaggaatgaggtgttaaaattgttagatgtggggatcatatatcccatttctgatagcaaatgggtga atgttgtatttcattttgataaggcttgtatggatgcattcaatactttgaaaaatgaactaacctcggcccctattattatggcacctgATTGGtcattaccttttgaattaatgtgtgatgcctctgactatgctattggtgcagttttagggcaaagggtgaacaagcttctacatgtgatctactatgcaa agtttgacttggaaattcgagataagaagggcagtgataatgttgtggctgaccatttgtccaggcttaatgaaaaccatggagtgggACAACCCttgcccctaaatgaatcatttccagatgaacaactctttgttgttcaagaaaaagaaccatggtatgcggaCTTTGTGAATTATCTTGCCTGtggtataatgagaaatgacctttcttttcaggaaagaaagaagttccttgccatggtaaagcactacgtttgggacgaaccatatttgtttaaatattgccctgatcaaatcattaggagatgtgtcccagagagtgagcaacaaagcattctaacgtttagccacacattggcat tggcagtggattatgtatccaaatgggttgaagccattgctacaagaactaatgatcataaggttgtgttgaattttcttaaagatgtgattttttgtaggtttggaaccccaagagctattattaatgatggtggcagccatttctgcaacaaaccttttgaatccttgatgaagaagtacaacatcaatcacaaagtggcaaccccgtaccatcctcagacctca